Proteins encoded by one window of Kribbella italica:
- a CDS encoding arylamine N-acetyltransferase family protein, whose translation MTTSGFLRRIGLAVAPAGPSVEGLFALQRAFALSVPYESIQYQLGRGGPLDQRAVVERMIAREAGGYCFQMNGAFAWLLEGLGYQVTMHRGGVQPRTMPEPRVDGTHLVLTVTGLPEDPERVWLADAGLGDGFLEPVPLEVGTSRQTPYTFGLGPSAIIDGWRLEHDARNVIAGMDFEAAPAVIGDFAEQHAHLSTSPTSPFVRVASAFLRRPESVLALRSTELVETSADRIDTTLMETPGEYYELLADVFQLPLHHLDRADRDQLWRRVVEQYESYQARLAAAGD comes from the coding sequence ATGACGACCTCGGGGTTCCTGCGGCGGATCGGGTTGGCGGTGGCTCCGGCGGGGCCGAGCGTCGAGGGGTTGTTCGCGTTGCAGCGGGCGTTCGCGCTGTCGGTGCCGTACGAGTCGATCCAGTACCAGCTCGGGCGGGGCGGGCCGCTGGATCAGCGGGCGGTGGTCGAGCGGATGATCGCGCGGGAGGCGGGCGGCTACTGCTTTCAGATGAACGGCGCGTTCGCCTGGTTGCTCGAAGGGCTCGGGTACCAGGTCACCATGCATCGCGGGGGTGTCCAGCCGCGGACGATGCCGGAACCGCGGGTCGACGGTACGCATCTCGTGCTGACCGTCACCGGGCTTCCCGAGGATCCGGAGCGCGTCTGGCTGGCTGATGCCGGGCTCGGTGACGGGTTCCTGGAGCCGGTACCGCTGGAGGTCGGCACGAGCCGGCAGACGCCGTACACCTTCGGCCTCGGCCCCTCGGCGATCATCGACGGCTGGCGGCTCGAGCACGACGCGCGCAATGTGATCGCCGGGATGGACTTCGAGGCCGCGCCCGCCGTCATCGGGGACTTCGCCGAGCAGCACGCGCACCTGTCGACGTCGCCCACCTCGCCGTTCGTCCGCGTGGCGTCGGCGTTCCTGCGCCGCCCGGAGAGCGTGCTCGCCCTCCGGTCCACCGAGCTCGTCGAGACCTCGGCCGACCGGATCGACACCACACTCATGGAGACACCGGGCGAGTACTACGAGCTGCTGGCCGATGTCTTCCAGCTGCCTCTCCACCACCTGGACCGCGCCGACCGAGACCAGCTCTGGCGACGGGTCGTCGAGCAGTACGAGTCGTACCAGGCCCGCCTTGCCGCAGCCGGCGACTAG
- a CDS encoding lactonase family protein, whose protein sequence is MTSERIYVGSYTSQDGGGTGIGVGTAEELVLAVETVDPSFLTRSADGRFLYATNELEAGRVSAFAIGDDGSLEFLNDQPTEGAHPCHLVIDPSGNYLLSANYTSGNVAIHPIAADGSLGTATQILQREGTGPNAERQEGPHAHQVAFDPAGTYATDVDLGSDTVYVSTLTPDGRLEEVSRLQVHPGAGPRHLVFHPAGGAAYVINELDSTLTVASYADGKLAVTQTVSTRPDGAAGENYPAELLITPDGRYLYGSNRGDNTIAVFATDADGLGVELIQTIGSGGDWPRHLAFSNDLTRLYAGNERSDALAVFEIDQSSGALTATGTPLSWPKPVCVLPV, encoded by the coding sequence ATGACTTCGGAGCGGATCTATGTGGGCAGCTACACCAGCCAGGACGGTGGCGGGACCGGGATCGGGGTCGGGACCGCCGAGGAGCTGGTGCTCGCGGTCGAGACGGTGGACCCGTCGTTCCTGACCCGGTCGGCCGACGGCCGGTTCCTCTACGCGACCAACGAGCTGGAAGCCGGCCGCGTCAGCGCGTTCGCGATCGGCGACGACGGTTCGCTGGAGTTCCTGAACGACCAGCCGACCGAGGGCGCGCACCCCTGCCACCTCGTGATCGACCCCTCCGGCAACTACCTGCTGAGCGCGAACTACACCTCCGGCAATGTCGCGATCCACCCGATCGCCGCCGACGGATCGCTCGGTACGGCGACGCAGATCCTGCAGCGCGAAGGCACCGGCCCGAACGCCGAGCGCCAGGAAGGCCCGCACGCCCACCAGGTCGCGTTCGACCCGGCCGGCACGTACGCGACCGACGTCGACCTCGGCTCGGACACCGTCTACGTCTCCACCCTGACCCCGGATGGCCGGCTCGAAGAGGTCAGTCGGCTGCAGGTCCACCCGGGTGCGGGACCGCGGCACCTCGTGTTCCACCCGGCCGGCGGTGCGGCGTACGTGATCAACGAGCTCGACTCCACGCTCACCGTCGCCAGCTACGCCGACGGCAAGCTCGCCGTCACGCAGACGGTGTCGACCCGGCCGGACGGCGCCGCGGGCGAGAACTACCCGGCCGAGCTGCTGATCACGCCGGACGGCCGCTACCTGTACGGCTCGAACCGTGGCGACAACACGATCGCCGTCTTCGCGACCGACGCCGACGGCCTCGGCGTCGAGCTGATCCAGACCATCGGCTCCGGCGGCGACTGGCCCCGGCACCTTGCCTTCAGCAACGACCTCACCCGCCTGTACGCCGGGAACGAGCGCTCCGACGCCCTCGCGGTGTTCGAGATCGACCAGTCCAGCGGCGCCCTCACCGCAACGGGGACGCCGCTGTCCTGGCCGAAACCGGTCTGCGTCCTGCCGGTCTGA
- a CDS encoding nuclear transport factor 2 family protein — protein sequence MAVEDEVRAVSAAFDVALVGNDAGAVGRFMTDDWVYVGPSGATPRKDVLGWIASGQLVHHTMRVVGTERLARVGDVVVLTARKASSGSWDGTPYAVEEWISEIYVRVAGDWRCAFSQKTDASG from the coding sequence ATGGCGGTCGAGGACGAGGTGCGGGCGGTGTCGGCGGCGTTCGACGTGGCGCTGGTGGGGAACGACGCGGGTGCGGTCGGGCGGTTCATGACCGACGACTGGGTGTACGTCGGGCCGTCCGGCGCGACTCCCCGGAAGGACGTCCTCGGCTGGATCGCGTCCGGGCAACTGGTCCACCACACCATGCGCGTGGTCGGGACCGAGCGGCTGGCCCGCGTAGGCGACGTCGTCGTACTGACCGCCCGGAAAGCCAGCTCGGGCTCCTGGGACGGGACGCCGTACGCGGTGGAGGAGTGGATCAGCGAGATCTACGTCCGCGTGGCCGGCGACTGGCGGTGTGCGTTCAGCCAGAAGACCGACGCTTCCGGCTGA
- a CDS encoding glycoside hydrolase family 32 protein: MPYDEPNRGQVHFSPRAGWMNDPNGLLYYRGTYHFYFQHAPDSLVWDTMHWGHATSPDLVHWTQQPNALDPAIHPGDLWSGGGVVDLGNTSGLKDGDDDPIVVFSGTQGVRMFYSLDGGSTFTPYDEGRIVAQPSGHESRDPKVVWHAPTSRWAMVVWSDAEGNGVDVFVSPNLRDWERTSRYAADWFFECPDFTPMDLDGETVWVLRDARGSYVVGDFDGRTFSTTWTEPQTITRNPGPAAGDYYAAQSFENADRTITMAWQGRNKGSVWTGNASFPVEQELVPTPDGPRILSRPVDEIRTLRGDAQTWPEATFESGRHVLGAGRTFELEIAGASRPCTLRLRGYYDVPVAAGETLRLLVDRGQLASFSGLAYTCLNVDFDSEAAGDEITLATDGPLRISSLSLYQLRP; encoded by the coding sequence ATGCCGTACGACGAACCGAACCGCGGTCAGGTCCACTTCAGCCCCCGAGCCGGCTGGATGAACGATCCGAACGGCCTGCTGTACTACCGCGGCACGTACCACTTCTACTTCCAGCACGCCCCGGACAGCCTGGTCTGGGACACCATGCACTGGGGCCACGCGACCAGCCCCGACCTCGTGCACTGGACCCAGCAGCCGAACGCCCTCGACCCGGCGATCCACCCCGGCGACCTGTGGTCCGGTGGGGGAGTGGTTGACCTGGGCAACACCTCGGGCCTGAAGGACGGCGACGACGACCCGATCGTGGTCTTCTCCGGGACCCAGGGCGTGCGGATGTTCTACAGCCTCGACGGCGGTTCCACCTTCACGCCGTACGACGAAGGCCGCATCGTCGCGCAACCGAGCGGGCACGAGAGCCGCGACCCGAAGGTGGTCTGGCACGCGCCGACGTCGCGCTGGGCGATGGTCGTCTGGTCCGATGCCGAGGGCAACGGTGTGGACGTGTTCGTCTCCCCGAACCTTCGCGACTGGGAGCGGACCAGCCGGTACGCCGCCGACTGGTTCTTCGAGTGCCCCGACTTCACCCCGATGGACCTGGACGGCGAGACCGTCTGGGTCCTCCGCGACGCCCGCGGCTCGTACGTCGTCGGCGACTTCGACGGCCGGACCTTCAGCACGACCTGGACCGAGCCGCAGACGATCACCCGCAACCCGGGCCCCGCGGCGGGCGACTACTACGCGGCGCAGTCCTTCGAGAACGCGGACCGGACCATCACGATGGCCTGGCAGGGCCGCAACAAGGGCTCGGTCTGGACCGGCAACGCGAGTTTCCCGGTCGAGCAGGAACTGGTGCCCACGCCCGACGGCCCCCGGATCCTCAGCCGCCCGGTCGACGAGATCCGCACCCTCCGCGGCGACGCCCAAACGTGGCCGGAGGCAACCTTCGAGTCCGGCCGGCACGTCCTCGGTGCAGGCCGCACGTTCGAGCTGGAGATCGCCGGCGCCTCGCGACCGTGCACACTGCGCCTGCGCGGCTACTACGACGTACCGGTCGCCGCCGGCGAAACCCTGCGGCTCCTCGTCGACCGGGGTCAGCTCGCGAGCTTCTCCGGCCTCGCCTACACCTGCCTGAACGTCGACTTCGACAGCGAGGCCGCCGGCGACGAGATCACCCTCGCCACCGACGGCCCGTTGCGGATCAGCTCGTTGAGCCTGTACCAGCTCAGACCGTGA
- a CDS encoding phosphotransferase, whose product MNTPALQDWLHDDHGLDVVELTRVQGGADLAAEVWKVKASADPESRQGVRSYAVKWSGGGTDAGPLVSAELAAAGVPGVAGPVRTRAGGLWSERDGRRLTVMPWVDGRQASESGLTDADWTAYGVLLARVHATEPSDELRQALPRVNPVNARMPGLLRELDAQLTQQSPADEVEAELGVLWRQHRTPILGLLEPVDGPHGPAVICHADPHLGNVILGADGVHLIDWDDAVLAPREQDLMFVLGGMGTLGPTTTQQLDAFFTGYGEVEPDPVNLHYYRHARAQEDVALWAEQVINGPDREESLQILRGVLGPDGLLLRVTDPDVGLGVGADSVGDREGGEVRR is encoded by the coding sequence GTGAACACACCGGCGCTGCAGGACTGGCTGCACGACGACCACGGGCTCGATGTGGTCGAACTCACGCGCGTACAGGGCGGCGCGGACCTCGCCGCCGAGGTGTGGAAGGTGAAGGCGAGCGCCGATCCGGAGAGTCGCCAAGGCGTCCGCTCGTACGCCGTTAAGTGGTCCGGTGGTGGGACCGATGCCGGGCCGTTGGTGAGCGCGGAGCTGGCGGCGGCGGGAGTTCCTGGGGTCGCCGGGCCGGTGCGGACTCGGGCGGGTGGGCTGTGGAGTGAGCGGGACGGGCGCCGGCTGACGGTGATGCCCTGGGTCGACGGGCGGCAGGCATCCGAGAGCGGGCTCACTGACGCGGATTGGACGGCGTACGGCGTACTGCTGGCTCGGGTGCACGCAACCGAGCCGTCGGACGAGCTGCGGCAGGCGTTGCCGCGGGTGAATCCGGTGAACGCCCGGATGCCGGGGTTGCTGCGGGAGCTGGATGCTCAGCTGACCCAGCAGTCGCCGGCGGACGAGGTCGAGGCCGAGCTGGGCGTGCTCTGGAGGCAGCACCGGACGCCGATCCTTGGACTGCTGGAGCCGGTCGACGGGCCGCACGGCCCCGCGGTCATCTGCCATGCGGATCCACACCTCGGCAACGTGATCCTCGGCGCGGACGGTGTCCACCTGATCGACTGGGACGACGCCGTACTGGCTCCGCGCGAGCAGGACCTGATGTTCGTCCTCGGCGGCATGGGCACTCTCGGCCCGACCACGACGCAGCAGCTCGACGCCTTCTTCACCGGCTACGGCGAGGTCGAGCCAGACCCCGTCAACCTCCACTACTACCGCCATGCCAGGGCCCAAGAGGACGTCGCCCTCTGGGCCGAACAGGTCATCAACGGGCCGGACCGCGAGGAGTCACTGCAGATTCTCCGCGGCGTACTGGGCCCGGACGGGCTGCTGCTACGCGTGACGGACCCAGATGTTGGGCTCGGTGTAGGTGCCGATTCCGTCGGCGATCGTGAGGGTGGAGAAGTCCGGCGGTGA
- a CDS encoding helix-turn-helix domain-containing protein produces the protein MTSLVDLLHHPLRWRITQLLIGRSLTTRELAELLPDVATTTLYRQVGVLVKAGVLMVSDEHQVRGAVERTYTLNAQAGDADNAEVDHDKLRTMFTVFVAGIGGHLDQYLTRATIDPLADGISFRQTALNLSDEEFTEFITAYGELLARYADKPDTADRTRRMLSTLIVPD, from the coding sequence ATGACCTCTCTCGTCGACCTGCTGCACCACCCCCTGCGCTGGCGGATCACGCAGCTGCTGATCGGCCGCTCGCTGACCACCCGCGAACTGGCCGAGCTGCTGCCCGACGTGGCGACGACGACGCTGTACCGGCAGGTCGGCGTCCTGGTGAAGGCCGGCGTACTGATGGTCTCCGACGAGCACCAGGTCCGCGGCGCGGTCGAGCGGACCTACACGCTGAACGCCCAGGCCGGCGACGCGGACAACGCCGAGGTCGACCACGACAAGCTCCGCACGATGTTCACCGTCTTCGTCGCGGGCATCGGCGGCCACCTCGACCAGTACCTCACCCGCGCCACCATCGACCCACTCGCCGACGGCATCAGCTTCCGCCAGACCGCGCTCAACCTGTCGGACGAGGAGTTCACCGAGTTCATCACCGCGTACGGCGAACTCCTGGCCCGCTACGCCGACAAGCCGGACACCGCGGACCGCACCCGCCGGATGCTCTCCACCCTCATCGTCCCGGACTAA
- a CDS encoding YajQ family cyclic di-GMP-binding protein encodes MASESSFDIVNKVDQQEVDNAVNQAAKEISQRFDFKNVDAGIKLSGEAIDLQANTEERCNAVLDVLKDKLVKRQISLKGLEAEDPKLSGKIYKINATISAGITQENAKKLSKLIRDEGPKGVKAQIQGDELRVSSKSRDDLQTVQSLIKGQDLDFAVQFVNYR; translated from the coding sequence ATGGCTTCGGAGTCCTCCTTCGACATCGTGAACAAGGTCGACCAGCAGGAGGTGGACAACGCCGTGAACCAGGCGGCGAAGGAGATCAGCCAGCGGTTCGACTTCAAGAACGTCGACGCGGGGATCAAGTTGTCCGGCGAGGCGATCGACCTGCAGGCCAACACCGAGGAGCGCTGCAACGCCGTTCTGGACGTGCTCAAGGACAAGCTGGTCAAGCGGCAGATCTCGCTCAAGGGCCTGGAGGCCGAGGACCCGAAGCTGTCCGGCAAGATCTACAAGATCAACGCCACGATCAGCGCGGGGATCACCCAGGAGAACGCGAAGAAGCTGTCCAAGCTGATCCGCGACGAGGGCCCGAAGGGCGTCAAGGCGCAGATCCAGGGCGACGAGCTGCGGGTCTCCAGCAAGAGCCGCGACGACCTGCAGACGGTCCAGTCGCTGATCAAGGGCCAGGACCTCGACTTCGCGGTGCAGTTCGTCAACTACCGCTGA
- a CDS encoding tetratricopeptide repeat protein produces the protein MDAHGDGTPSGRTAKAMWDEWKEADRVGDAAAAGRLASEMTAALPQFSAIWFEAGMYSKARGEWAEAVARNQRAVDLFTAEDAAEYDGENPAAWNLGIAATAIGDWATARSAWTAYGIEGIEAGTEPIDVNFGYVPIRVNPDRPSLPHQVVPEFGDTEVIWCRRRSPAHAVISSVPLPASGHRFRDVLLHDGEPKGTRRLGEQEVAVFDQLARLESSDLPTWQAQILGTGPTDLDALADLIGPRDLGLDDWSSIRLMCADCSHGSPGTAHTHTPAATDATILGLAGSEADLRNCLDPWLAERPHVVLAELTFLW, from the coding sequence ATGGATGCGCATGGGGATGGTACGCCGAGCGGCCGGACGGCGAAGGCGATGTGGGACGAGTGGAAGGAGGCGGACCGGGTCGGCGACGCCGCCGCGGCCGGGCGGCTGGCCTCGGAGATGACCGCGGCGCTGCCGCAGTTCTCCGCGATCTGGTTCGAGGCCGGGATGTACTCCAAGGCGCGCGGCGAGTGGGCCGAGGCGGTCGCGCGAAACCAGCGCGCGGTGGACCTGTTCACCGCCGAGGACGCGGCGGAGTACGACGGGGAGAACCCGGCCGCCTGGAACCTGGGCATCGCCGCCACCGCGATCGGTGACTGGGCGACCGCGCGCAGCGCCTGGACGGCGTACGGGATCGAGGGCATCGAGGCGGGCACCGAGCCGATCGACGTGAACTTCGGCTACGTGCCGATCCGGGTGAACCCCGATCGCCCGAGCCTGCCGCACCAGGTGGTCCCGGAGTTCGGCGACACCGAGGTGATCTGGTGCCGGCGCCGCAGCCCTGCCCACGCGGTGATCTCGAGCGTTCCGCTGCCGGCGTCCGGGCACCGCTTCCGCGACGTCCTGCTCCACGACGGCGAGCCCAAGGGCACCCGCCGCCTCGGCGAGCAGGAGGTCGCGGTCTTCGACCAGCTGGCCCGGCTGGAGTCATCGGACCTGCCGACCTGGCAGGCCCAGATCCTCGGCACCGGCCCCACCGACCTCGACGCCCTCGCCGACCTGATCGGACCGCGCGACCTGGGCCTAGACGACTGGTCGAGCATCCGCCTGATGTGCGCCGACTGCTCCCACGGCTCCCCCGGTACGGCCCACACCCACACCCCCGCCGCCACCGACGCGACGATCCTCGGCCTCGCGGGCTCCGAGGCTGACCTCCGCAACTGCCTCGATCCCTGGCTCGCGGAGCGGCCCCACGTCGTACTGGCTGAGCTGACGTTCCTGTGGTGA
- a CDS encoding GNAT family N-acetyltransferase → MTETLDPAAALAAAGELRRVYLSAFGAPGYDEPPERADQFVEEQLPTHAGRPGFKLVLTREDGAVTGFAYGYTGERGQWWSDRIAEAAPDLAGEWVGGHFEFVELAVAAEVQGRGVGATLHDALLTGLPHPKALLSTYADDRPAPRLYRRKGWQVLLPNLTADSALYGKILSR, encoded by the coding sequence GTGACCGAAACCCTGGACCCGGCCGCCGCCCTCGCGGCGGCCGGCGAGCTGCGACGGGTCTACCTCTCGGCCTTCGGCGCCCCCGGCTACGACGAACCGCCGGAGCGCGCCGACCAGTTCGTCGAGGAACAGCTCCCGACCCACGCGGGGCGTCCGGGATTCAAGCTCGTCCTCACCCGCGAGGATGGCGCGGTCACCGGTTTCGCCTACGGCTACACGGGCGAGCGCGGGCAGTGGTGGTCCGACCGAATCGCGGAGGCCGCGCCGGACCTCGCCGGCGAGTGGGTCGGCGGCCACTTCGAGTTCGTCGAGCTGGCCGTCGCCGCTGAGGTCCAAGGCCGCGGCGTCGGCGCCACCCTGCACGACGCACTGCTGACCGGCCTTCCACACCCGAAGGCCCTGCTCAGCACGTACGCCGACGACCGCCCGGCCCCGAGGCTCTACCGCCGCAAAGGCTGGCAGGTCCTGCTCCCGAACCTCACCGCCGACTCAGCGCTGTACGGCAAGATCCTGAGCCGATGA
- a CDS encoding nucleotidyltransferase domain-containing protein gives MNRTELLTWATDHLRTDSRVRGVWITGSTARGTDDEFSDLDLLAVVPDPAGAVVEDWLVAVRRAMPLVYHQVLDFGPTVVVNHIVGDDWLRFDLLIGPPDVLRGLSRRTAKVVFDHDQIDLPEEGPVARPSADVVAKVVPEFLRVAALLPVALGREDYVVAASGSTLLRTMLIQLMVESVEVEDRGGALHLSTLLAPQHYRTLEALPAIVATRESAIDFQRSCLDAFLPLALDLCRRTGVTWPDEFATAVRRRLAAVFAP, from the coding sequence ATGAATCGCACCGAGCTCCTCACCTGGGCGACGGACCACCTGCGCACCGATTCGCGAGTCCGCGGCGTGTGGATCACCGGCAGCACGGCCCGGGGTACCGATGACGAGTTCAGCGACCTGGACCTGCTGGCCGTCGTCCCCGATCCCGCCGGCGCTGTCGTTGAGGACTGGCTCGTCGCCGTCCGGCGGGCGATGCCGCTGGTCTACCACCAGGTCCTCGACTTCGGCCCGACCGTCGTCGTGAACCACATCGTCGGCGACGACTGGCTTCGCTTCGATCTGCTCATCGGTCCGCCGGACGTTCTGCGCGGCCTCTCACGGCGTACGGCGAAGGTCGTGTTCGACCACGACCAGATTGACCTGCCGGAGGAGGGCCCGGTCGCCCGCCCGTCGGCCGACGTGGTCGCGAAGGTGGTGCCCGAGTTCCTGCGGGTCGCCGCGTTGCTGCCGGTCGCGCTGGGGCGGGAGGACTACGTCGTCGCCGCGTCGGGGTCCACGCTGCTGCGGACCATGTTGATCCAGCTGATGGTCGAGTCGGTCGAGGTGGAAGACCGCGGCGGCGCCCTGCACCTGTCGACGCTTCTCGCCCCGCAGCACTACCGCACGCTCGAGGCCCTGCCCGCGATCGTCGCGACGCGCGAGTCCGCGATCGACTTCCAGCGGTCCTGCCTCGACGCTTTTCTCCCGTTGGCGCTGGATCTCTGCCGGCGTACGGGAGTCACCTGGCCGGACGAGTTCGCGACCGCCGTACGACGACGCCTGGCGGCGGTCTTCGCGCCCTAG
- a CDS encoding AraC family transcriptional regulator encodes MLQLTLAQPPEAVNVGAGVHGVHRRRDVFRLPDLWQLHLYSYSADLTLDGTTYAVAPGFVSLTPAGAQVQFDYRGRSEHLYVHFRPRPGGEPSYVPEVQDAGAAAPVLADLLRSALEASPSGSPRVVAEVWTALWRIAHLSAGADPGTRDTHPAVATAIAFIEANLARPLTVPELARAAGVSHNHLTRLFHAETGTTVIAYLRRRRLTRARHLLVASTLSIPAVAASVGIPDLQAFNKACHRELGGSPRAVRNAVVAGGSPT; translated from the coding sequence ATGCTTCAGTTGACCTTGGCCCAGCCGCCGGAGGCCGTCAACGTCGGCGCGGGCGTGCACGGCGTCCACCGGCGCCGCGACGTGTTCCGGCTGCCCGATCTGTGGCAGTTGCATCTCTACAGCTACTCGGCCGACCTGACCCTGGACGGTACGACGTACGCGGTCGCGCCCGGTTTCGTCAGCCTGACGCCGGCCGGGGCGCAGGTGCAGTTCGACTACCGGGGGCGCTCCGAGCACCTGTACGTGCACTTCCGCCCCCGGCCCGGCGGCGAGCCGTCGTACGTGCCGGAAGTCCAGGACGCCGGAGCGGCCGCGCCGGTGCTCGCCGATCTGCTGCGCTCCGCGCTCGAGGCGTCCCCGAGCGGTTCCCCGCGCGTGGTCGCGGAGGTGTGGACCGCGCTCTGGCGCATCGCGCATCTCTCGGCCGGCGCCGATCCCGGGACCCGCGACACCCACCCGGCCGTCGCCACCGCGATCGCCTTCATCGAGGCCAACCTGGCTCGGCCGCTGACCGTCCCCGAGCTCGCTCGCGCGGCCGGGGTCTCGCACAACCACCTGACCCGGCTCTTCCACGCGGAGACCGGTACGACGGTGATCGCCTACCTCCGGCGCCGCCGGCTGACCCGCGCCCGGCACCTCCTGGTCGCCTCGACCCTGTCGATCCCCGCGGTCGCCGCCTCGGTCGGCATCCCCGACCTCCAGGCCTTCAACAAGGCCTGCCACCGCGAACTCGGCGGCTCACCACGCGCCGTCCGAAACGCAGTGGTCGCCGGCGGCAGCCCGACCTAG
- a CDS encoding phytanoyl-CoA dioxygenase family protein yields the protein MPHPHRKNLLTSVQMAHFVATGAFRMDAVVPDEMNQQALDVLQAGIPGVPYGTPLSEAFADSEFVQRLVQLPEIAGAIHSLVGPEPTVDHHAVHIRKANEGEAQNLHGDAIIDVREDAFDVQLMYYPQEVTLEMGGTLSVPGSHLRRTNESDTGRYQNLAGQTRLTCPAGTVVFLHHGIWHGGRKNDSAIDRYMFKIRFNPTVRQVRLWDLEDLYDEQVAAELKQTFPWYENATGRLEIYNRVKLWQALTGDDTFDPDYWVTRVSNRPQRVISQRSLNPHAAKKVTA from the coding sequence ATGCCCCACCCCCATCGCAAGAACCTGCTTACGTCGGTCCAGATGGCTCATTTCGTCGCCACCGGCGCGTTCCGGATGGACGCCGTCGTACCGGACGAGATGAACCAGCAGGCCCTCGACGTGCTCCAGGCCGGCATCCCCGGCGTCCCCTACGGCACGCCGCTGTCGGAGGCGTTCGCGGACAGCGAGTTCGTGCAGCGGCTGGTGCAGCTGCCCGAGATCGCCGGCGCGATCCACAGCCTGGTCGGCCCGGAGCCGACCGTCGACCACCACGCGGTGCACATCCGCAAGGCCAACGAGGGCGAGGCGCAGAACCTGCACGGTGACGCGATCATCGACGTCCGCGAGGACGCCTTCGACGTGCAGCTGATGTACTACCCGCAGGAGGTGACGCTCGAGATGGGCGGCACCCTCAGCGTGCCCGGCAGCCACCTGCGCCGGACCAACGAGTCCGACACCGGCCGCTACCAGAACCTGGCCGGCCAGACCCGGCTGACCTGCCCGGCCGGCACCGTCGTCTTCCTGCACCACGGCATCTGGCACGGCGGCCGCAAGAACGACAGCGCGATCGACCGCTACATGTTCAAGATCCGCTTCAACCCGACCGTGCGCCAGGTCCGGCTGTGGGACCTCGAGGACCTGTACGACGAGCAGGTCGCCGCCGAGCTCAAGCAGACGTTCCCCTGGTACGAGAACGCAACCGGCCGGCTGGAGATCTACAACCGGGTCAAGCTCTGGCAGGCGCTGACCGGTGACGACACCTTCGACCCCGACTACTGGGTCACCCGGGTCTCGAACCGCCCGCAGCGCGTGATCTCCCAGCGCAGCCTCAACCCGCACGCCGCCAAGAAGGTGACCGCATGA
- a CDS encoding glycoside hydrolase family 172 protein: MTDWTALTRAPGTSRSRSINAENPTGAPGRAAMTASALGPSRKGRPAISLEPGGTATLADVDGPGTIRHLWMTVPDKTSAGPWVLRDLVLRIFWDDATTPSVEVPLGDFFCNGFGQRALITSAPIVVAPTGGMNCYFPMPFQRHARIELTNEHPGKVDGIYYQLDYTVDDDLPADTAQFHAQWRRSNASTAPAEDHVILDGVTGSGHYVGTYIGLTALERYWWGEGEVKFYLDDDTDYPSQCSTGLEDYAGGAWAFQDALRVDPPPKPLTFSAPYCGYPFYSDQDTTKASPFLTSTLQSHGMYRWHLPDPVIFRDRLKVTLQQIGAWDHGHFERCDDISTVAYWYQATGENALDPLLSREHRRPR, from the coding sequence GTGACCGACTGGACAGCCCTGACCCGAGCCCCCGGCACCAGCCGGAGTCGTTCGATCAACGCCGAGAACCCGACCGGCGCTCCCGGCCGGGCGGCGATGACGGCGTCCGCGCTCGGCCCGTCCCGCAAGGGCCGGCCGGCGATCTCGCTGGAGCCGGGCGGGACCGCGACCCTGGCCGACGTCGACGGCCCGGGCACGATCCGCCACCTCTGGATGACCGTCCCGGACAAGACCTCGGCCGGCCCCTGGGTCCTCCGCGACCTCGTCCTCCGCATCTTCTGGGACGACGCCACCACACCGTCGGTCGAAGTCCCCCTCGGCGACTTCTTCTGCAACGGCTTCGGCCAGCGCGCCCTGATCACCTCGGCACCGATCGTCGTCGCCCCGACCGGCGGCATGAACTGCTACTTCCCGATGCCGTTCCAGCGGCACGCCCGGATCGAGCTCACCAACGAGCACCCCGGCAAGGTCGACGGCATCTACTACCAACTCGACTACACCGTCGACGACGATCTCCCCGCGGACACCGCCCAGTTCCACGCCCAGTGGCGCCGCAGCAACGCCTCCACCGCGCCCGCCGAGGACCACGTCATCCTCGACGGCGTCACCGGCAGCGGCCACTACGTCGGCACCTACATCGGCCTCACCGCTCTCGAGCGCTACTGGTGGGGAGAGGGCGAGGTGAAGTTCTACCTCGACGACGACACCGACTACCCGTCCCAGTGCAGCACCGGGCTCGAGGACTACGCCGGCGGAGCGTGGGCCTTCCAGGACGCGCTCCGCGTCGACCCGCCGCCGAAACCGCTCACCTTCAGTGCGCCGTACTGCGGCTATCCGTTCTACTCGGACCAGGACACCACCAAGGCCTCGCCGTTCCTGACCAGCACCCTGCAGTCGCACGGCATGTACCGCTGGCACCTGCCCGATCCGGTGATCTTCCGCGACCGGCTGAAGGTCACCCTGCAGCAGATCGGCGCCTGGGACCACGGCCACTTCGAGCGCTGCGACGACATCTCCACCGTCGCCTACTGGTACCAGGCGACCGGCGAGAACGCCCTGGATCCGCTGCTGTCCCGAGAACACCGCCGTCCCCGCTGA